ATGCTTTTTGATATATATTGTGATGAAAGCCGACAAGATTTATTAGTTGAAAAATCATCGACTACTGAAAACAACAGATTTGTATGTATTGGTGGCATCATGCTTCCGGCTGAAAACAGAGAAAATTTGAAATCAAAGATTAAATCC
This DNA window, taken from Tissierellales bacterium, encodes the following:
- a CDS encoding DUF3800 domain-containing protein; its protein translation is MLFDIYCDESRQDLLVEKSSTTENNRFVCIGGIMLPAENRENLKSKIKSLKQQYEVYGELKWGNVSTNKIDFYLKLIDLFFDDD